A genomic stretch from Halococcus saccharolyticus DSM 5350 includes:
- a CDS encoding SDR family oxidoreductase, whose product MNVLVAGAHGKVGQQIMDVLDRSDHDATAMVRTDSYASDLEEYDAETVVADLTEDVSHAVEGHDAIVFAAGSSGEDVEGVDRDGAIGMIEAAEEHGVGRFVMLSAMNADDPESSPDALEDYLIAKQKADERLQASDLTYTIVRPGALTDESATGEIRAATKLDRGEITRADVARTLVAALDIEETYGKTFEILAGDESIEAALEHPTEKE is encoded by the coding sequence ATGAACGTACTCGTCGCCGGCGCACACGGCAAGGTCGGCCAACAGATCATGGACGTTCTCGATCGAAGCGATCACGATGCCACAGCGATGGTCCGCACCGACTCCTACGCATCCGATCTGGAGGAATACGACGCCGAAACCGTCGTCGCGGACCTCACGGAGGACGTCTCCCACGCGGTCGAGGGCCACGATGCGATCGTCTTCGCCGCTGGATCGAGCGGCGAGGACGTCGAGGGCGTCGACCGGGACGGCGCAATCGGGATGATCGAAGCGGCCGAGGAGCACGGCGTCGGTCGGTTCGTGATGTTGAGCGCGATGAACGCCGACGACCCCGAATCGAGTCCCGACGCACTCGAAGACTACCTGATCGCCAAGCAGAAAGCCGACGAGCGGCTCCAGGCGAGCGACCTCACCTACACGATCGTCAGGCCCGGTGCGCTGACCGACGAGTCGGCCACCGGCGAGATCCGAGCGGCCACAAAACTCGATCGGGGCGAAATCACCCGTGCGGACGTCGCCCGAACGCTGGTGGCGGCGCTCGATATCGAAGAGACGTACGGGAAGACCTTCGAGATTCTCGCGGGCGACGAATCGATCGAGGCGGCGCTCGAACATCCCACGGAAAAGGAGTAG
- a CDS encoding DUF5804 family protein, which yields MTQVCIVGAPDVAVRYELLSRETAREALSTYDLHEPYANTLALRTVSLGAAVSLLNDLNWYLVRFASDALVLEPSISETEWLSRDLATAVRDERTAPDETGENCKIYGVSDDELVEPMYVVRTNGLPEYDLQEVDDTLVVRITNEEFGG from the coding sequence GTGACCCAGGTCTGTATCGTCGGTGCGCCGGATGTGGCGGTGCGCTACGAACTACTCTCCCGTGAGACCGCTCGCGAGGCGCTTTCGACGTACGACCTGCACGAACCCTACGCGAACACGCTCGCGCTCCGAACAGTGAGCCTCGGCGCGGCGGTGTCGCTGCTCAACGATCTCAACTGGTATCTTGTCCGCTTCGCAAGCGATGCGCTCGTGCTCGAACCTTCGATCAGCGAGACGGAGTGGCTCTCGCGCGATCTCGCGACGGCAGTACGGGACGAACGGACCGCTCCCGACGAAACCGGAGAGAACTGTAAGATCTACGGCGTGAGCGACGACGAACTCGTCGAACCGATGTACGTCGTCCGCACGAACGGTCTCCCGGAGTACGACCTCCAGGAGGTCGACGATACGCTCGTTGTCCGGATCACGAACGAGGAGTTCGGCGGCTGA